In the Pogona vitticeps strain Pit_001003342236 chromosome 2, PviZW2.1, whole genome shotgun sequence genome, ccagtccgtaggccgcaGGTCGTGCCTCCAGATGCTTttcagggcttctccgccaccatggaaggcatctcagaggtcccccaccGCTGCCAatagtggctccgaagcactatcggcggtgtGGGGGGGGACCTcagagatgcctcccatggcggcagggaaggcctccggaggttccTCCCGCCGactcaggctttcccagggtggaccgggcctactgggggagggcttcccctggtaggccccgtctacaccctgggaaagcctggggagtagaccgggcctaccaggggaagccctcccctggaaGGCctagtctaccaggctttcccaggcagaagaccgggcctactgggggaagccctctcctggtaggcccggtccaccctgggaaagcctgcgtttGCGGGcaacctctgagaggcctctggcagcggcgCCGAGGCCTTGGAGTCCTCTGCAGCGGTGATGGCAGCGGCGGgcgacccctggaaggcttcggaaAGGTAAGTTCCCtttctaaattttttttttttgtgggagggCGTTTTCTTGGGCaggttacggattaaatggttttcaatgcattcctatggggaatgcatttttgaCCTGTGGACTTTTTAACCTACGGACCCCGTTCCAATAGGGTAAAGGTctaataatgcaataaaagtggGTTGTTTAAATAAAGGAGTTATAGTCTGAGAATTTATAAAACACATCCTTATTTTTCCACATTCAGCAACACAAAAGGTGTTCAAACATCCTTCTAAAGATTAAGAATAACTTTTTTTCCTCACCTGTCCTTCCATGACCCCTAAGAGCGCTGGCTCCATCCACTGTACAGGCTCAATGAAGTAAGACGTACACTTTGGCCGACTGCTATCGTGAAAGGATACAGGTTGTGAAAACCTCTTGTGAGCAAATGTTGCAGGTCCTTTGCTCTCATCATGAGACAAAATGCTTGAACCCCGAAAAAGCTGCCGCCTGTTCTCCAGAGACAAAGACAACAAAATAACCTGAAAAGATCTAGCAGCGACAGCAATTAGCAGATGTATGCTTCGTTGCATCCTTTAGTTATTTACTTATTAAGGCGTATGAAGTGAcaaaagaagcagaaatatgTTACATGGGAAACATATTTCTTATTGATAGAACCACAAGAAAGCCACCAAGCTGTACGTGTGGAATTAATAGAAGTTTATATTATACAGGTTTaaatcacaaagcaaaagcacTTGGGTACACTATGGTGTTTGCTATGGCTGTATTCACATCTTCTCCTCCAGTCACAAAGGACAGAAACAAATTTCCATGCTTGTAGAAATTAGCTTCCTGGCCACTTAAACTATGACTTGGTGACCCAGTTTTGGGGAAACAGACTCAGACCAGTTATTTTTGGGATTTACAGCCAGTTATTTTTGGGATTGAGCTCCGGTATCCATGCAGTCTACTCTGCAACATCTTTTTTCCTAATTACCACTGACACTCGGTCTGCCGGAGAAGCATCTTAGGACCTAGACAGAAAAATCTATGCATCTTGCGAAGGCAAATTTCTCCAGTGATCATCAACACCAGACCTGGGACTCACCTTTGGCTATCACCTCATTCTTTAGCATCTCCTGCAGAAAGCAATACTCTTTTGCTAGCTGCAAGACTGGTAATGTATGGCACTGATACTGTGTttacttccttttcctttctttttttaaagatccctCTGCCATTCCCTAACTTCCAGGTTCAGCCTCCTAAGACTCGGACGAATACAGTAAGTCCCTCCAAAATGGCTATCATTCTAATAAATGTATGTGGAGCTTCATACCTGCATTTTCTACACTTGTAAACAGTTTCATGACTTGGAATTTGATGTACATTATTTGGATCGACTGCAAAGACTTCTCGTGGTAAATCCGCTAGTTCTGaaaaagaggaagcagcagcCCATTTACAAACTTGCAAGCAAGCATCACAAAACATTTAAAGCATTCTGCtcttattttttgtaattttcctACACTAATCTTTAGCTACCAGCTCAGGGAAGTTTATAATAAATTCAGCTATTTTTTCAAgaactaaaatactgtaataatattattattaaataataataaccagccagagtagacccttggtctagatgggcagaatagaaatatcatacatacatacatacatacatacatacatacatacatacatacatacatacatacatacatacatacatacatacacacgtaaaggtaaaggttccccttgacaatttttgtccagtcatgttcgactctagggggcggtgctcatccccgtttccaagccatagagccagcgtttgtccggagacaatcttccgtggtcacatggatagtgcgacttagacacggaacgctgttaccttcccaccgaggcggtccctatttatctacctgcatttacatgcttttgaaccgctaggttggcaggagctgggacaagtgacgggcgctcactccgtcatgtggatcttacgactgcttggtcttctgaccctgcagcacaggcttctgcggtttagcccacagcaccaccacgtcccttttacatacatacatacgtacatacataatTTGTGTCTGATAAACCTTCTACTAAAACTTCCCAAGTAGGATTCCTACCATCCTTAAAAGAGGCTGGAATCTTATCTAGCCaatattcagttttattttttgctgatTTTAGGGGATGATTGAAAAAAGGCAACAGTCATATAAAAAGGCAGTTTACCGTgttgttccattaaaaaaacaccaagacaGTGGTGTAATATGTTTATTACTCATTTGGCAGCTATGATGGTCAATAGCCATTGACAGCTCATCCTCCATGTATCTCTCCAACCCCCTTTCAGGGCCAACCCAGTTGCCAGCAATTGCTATCTGTGGTCGCAAATCCTAGTTTAATTCTGTGCTGTATAAAAACATACTTTCTCTTATCTGCTCTGAATCACTCACCTTTACCAAATATCCCCGGATGCTAATGTTAGAAGtgcagaagaaaaattctccctaTACAGTTTTGCCACATCATGCATGATACTGTACACCTTTGCAATGCCCCCCCCACATACCTGCCTTCTCTCTAACTGAAAAATCACCAAACATTAACCTCACCTTGTGTGAGTAAGTGTTACTCAACTCCTTTGATCATTCTGGGTTGCCCATCCCTGCATCTTTTTGGTGCTAAACATCCATTCCCATTTGGAAGTGTACTAATAAGAAATGTATACAGAATTCCAAGAGCAGCTATGCCATACATTTACTTAAATGCTTTGTTATATTGACAGCTTTATTTCTGATTGATCTCCTAATAATCTTTCTGTGCAACCACATAGTAAATGTTTTCAACAAACTATCCACTGCCAGCTCAGACCCCATTGCCTGCCTGTGAAGTCAATTATTTTTGCCTCCTTTTGTGTATCACTCTGGACTTGTAAATGCTGATCCACATTCTCCACTTTAATGCCCATTTTAATGCTTGTTCGCTAATTTAGAAAGAAACCTGTGGAGCTTCTTTACtatctctttttgttttaatcaTCTTGAACAATTTGGAATTGCCAGCAAAACTGACCATCTTGCTGCCCACCCTTACTCCAGATTAAAAATCACTTTTTGAGGAAAGTGCAATTTATCACATCATTTTGTTTAGTACCAAATTCTATTGAATCATAACTGGCATGAATAGGGGAAAACAGCCTAATTTCAAATCCATTTGAACACAGTTTGCTCCAACATGAAATCAATCTGTACGTAATAAATCCCAGCTCCCTTACCAGGATATTTCTCTGTAACCTTTTGTAAGCGATACTGCTTGTAGACAGGACTGGTCACATCAACTTCGCAGCCCATTTTTTCATACAGTTTCAGTTGCCACTCAAAACCTTCGTTGATTCTGGAGAGACAAGTCAAAAGAAAACTTCTCACATCCCACAGAACATCCATTTTTGTCcccaggagaaaaggaaagaacagtTATTAAGACAATAACCCACTTGGCATCAGGCTTGATGTCTTTGACGAAAGCATAGGCCTCTTCAAAAGACAGAGTATTGGCTTTCATTAAATAGGCAGTCACGACAGCCACGCTTCGGCTAACTCCAGCTTgactgtaaaaaacaaaaacaaagagggaCGGATTTGTGAACGTGAACACACAGAGGAAAGCCAGACATCTCATAGTCTTCAAAACCTATCTGAGCTCAGAGATCTCCTGTCCCCTCCAGtaatttttctcctccttcccaaTTGCTCTTCTTGtctgtcttctttttgctgaTACCTGTGACCCACActgagatacttttttttttggtgaagagTGCAATAAGAATACAATGAATAAATATGTCTTGCAAAAATCTGCCCATAAAAACTGCTGGCTACATTAGAAGTGTTGTGGAAGGTGTGATGGGGTATAAGTAGGTTTATATTGCTCTTGATTCAGGTCTTATTATGTGCAGAAAGTCCAATTTTGtgaattattttacatttttttaaaaataaccctgTCCTAGAGTATGGAAATTAGTTAAAAACTCACTGCCCACTCACAACTGTGGTATCAAAATTCCAGTATAGACTTGTTTTATAATACCTGGCTTCCTTTTATTCAGTATTATAATGATCACACTGACAACCCCCCAGCCACTCTTGCTGtttatggaaatatttatttatttatttatttaacttatatgccgcccacactccccgaaggtctctgggcggataTGTGTTAGTGGATATGTGTTATGTTACATTATGTTAACTGGCAATACCATTTGGTATGTTTACTATGTGGGGTTTGACAGTTTATaactattttatggttttgtatattatatcttactcattttttaaaataa is a window encoding:
- the DUSP12 gene encoding dual specificity protein phosphatase 12 isoform X2, which produces MAAVLVLPGLYLSARDPSRPECVGDAAVRALLVVEDSEPPEAAAASASGLEAVLHVPLLDQPESDLLSRLDDCVAFIGGARERGGGVLVRCQAGVSRSVAVVTAYLMKANTLSFEEAYAFVKDIKPDAKINEGFEWQLKLYEKMGCEVDVTSPVYKQYRLQKVTEKYPELADLPREVFAVDPNNVHQIPSHETVYKCRKCRRQLFRGSSILSHDESKGPATFAHKRFSQPVSFHDSSRPKCTSYFIEPVQWMEPALLGVMEGQQNLEMERGKDIW
- the DUSP12 gene encoding dual specificity protein phosphatase 12 isoform X1 — protein: MAAVLVLPGLYLSARDPSRPECVGDAAVRALLVVEDSEPPEAAAASASGLEAVLHVPLLDQPESDLLSRLDDCVAFIGGARERGGGVLVRCQAGVSRSVAVVTAYLMKANTLSFEEAYAFVKDIKPDAKINEGFEWQLKLYEKMGCEVDVTSPVYKQYRLQKVTEKYPELADLPREVFAVDPNNVHQIPSHETVYKCRKCRRQLFRGSSILSHDESKGPATFAHKRFSQPVSFHDSSRPKCTSYFIEPVQWMEPALLGVMEGQLLCPKCTLKLGSFHWQGEQCSCGRWVTPAFQIHKSRVDEVRGLSIDHLQAVRK
- the DUSP12 gene encoding dual specificity protein phosphatase 12 isoform X3; translated protein: MAAVLVLPGLYLSARDPSRPECVGDAAVRALLVVEDSEPPEAAAASASGLEAVLHVPLLDQPESDLLSRLDDCVAFIGGARERGGGVLVRCQAGVSRSVAVVTAYLMKANTLSFEEAYAFVKDIKPDAKINEGFEWQLKLYEKMGCEVDVTSPVYKQYRLQKVTEKYPELADLPREVFAVDPNNVHQIPSHETVYKCRKCRTGGSFFGVQAFCLMMRAKDLQHLLTRGFHNLYPFTIAVGQSVRLTSLSLYSGWSQRS